The Candidatus Eisenbacteria bacterium genomic sequence GGAAATCTTTCCAAAATATCTCGACGCATTCGACACTCTCGCCGTGATCAAGACCGGGTTTTTAGGGACGGTGAAGGAAGATGGCACCCTGGATCTTTATGACGGGATCCTGAGGATGATGTCGCCCGATGGGGTTTATGAGGACTTCAGGTACGATCAGTACACTGACTACATTGCGGAGCATGTCGAACCATGGACCTATCTCAAGTTCCCCTATATGAAGAAGGCTGGTGGATTCTCTATGGACTTGAATAATCCGAAGGGGGTCTATCGTACGAATACGCTCGCCCGGATAAACGTTTGTGATGGGTTCGCAACCCCCCTTGCCCAGAAGGAGTTCGAGGAATTCAGAAAAGCCTTCGGCAGACCGGTCCAGAATACCCTTCTCTATCACTGGGCGCGGTTGATTGAACTTCTCTACAACGCCGAGAATGTGGTTCGTCTCCTTGACGACCCTGAAATGATGTCCACCGATATCTGGAAGAAAGTGGAACCGAGGGCTGGCCGGGGGGTCGGCTGCGTTGAAGCGCCCCGGGGGACGCTCATTCATGATTATGAGACGGATGCGAACGGGATGGTGACCAACGTGAACCTGATTGCGGGAACAACCCACAACAATGCGGCGATTAACATGTCGGTGAAGAGGGCCGCCATCGACAACATCAAAGAGGGCAAGTACGATCAGGGGATCCTCAACAAGGTGGAGATGGCAATTCGGGCCTACGATCCGTGTATGTCCTGTGCCACTCATTAAGAGACATTCCAAAAGTAGTTTGTAAGGGATTTTCATACGGAGACGCTGTGATAACTAACGTTTGCGATCCCACACTGCTCGCTGAGGTTCGGAAGTATGGATCATTCGATGTGTCGGGCTGTTTCAACTGTGGAAGCTGCACACTGGGCTGTGTCTTGTCCACGGATCATGCTTCTTTTCCCCGGAGACAGACCCGGCAGGTGCTCATGGGCTTGAAACAAATGGTGCTTTCAAGTCTCGAGCCGTGGATGTGCCATGACTGTGGGGATTGTTCCACCGTCTGTCCGCGGGAGACGAAACCCCGCGATGGCATGGTGACCTTGCGGCGTTACCTCGCATCCCATTATGACTGGACGGGGATCACGGCCAAAATCAATAGCTCGAAAACCTGGTACATCGGCTCTCTTTCCTTCGTGGCTGCGCTG encodes the following:
- a CDS encoding Ni/Fe hydrogenase subunit alpha; this translates as MGKQIVIQPVTRIEGHAKVTIQLDDAGHVSDAKVQAVELRGFEKFCMGRPVEELPRIVTSICGLCQWSHHLASAKACDAVFGVEIPPAAKKLRELANSIAHTEEHILHFYFLAGADFVVGPDADYSVRNVIGIAGKFPDLGKKVVRCRYLGARMLEILSGKSIHPVAAVPGGFSKPLRPEERDEIKSMANEVLEFAKFSIDFAKKEIFPKYLDAFDTLAVIKTGFLGTVKEDGTLDLYDGILRMMSPDGVYEDFRYDQYTDYIAEHVEPWTYLKFPYMKKAGGFSMDLNNPKGVYRTNTLARINVCDGFATPLAQKEFEEFRKAFGRPVQNTLLYHWARLIELLYNAENVVRLLDDPEMMSTDIWKKVEPRAGRGVGCVEAPRGTLIHDYETDANGMVTNVNLIAGTTHNNAAINMSVKRAAIDNIKEGKYDQGILNKVEMAIRAYDPCMSCATH